Proteins found in one Tamandua tetradactyla isolate mTamTet1 chromosome 3, mTamTet1.pri, whole genome shotgun sequence genomic segment:
- the LOC143677993 gene encoding homeobox protein TGIF2LX-like: protein MEAAGESLPDDRTPVQDAPVDTSVNQVLVPAEGKRKRKGYWPTESVKILRDWLYEHRFKAYPSEEEKRMLSEQTHLSFLQISNWFINARRGELPDMLQQDGNDPNLITVCHQNGKAADLGHLQNTHPSLQAKSGPRDADRVPCLPLSPRPSGPESEEKMLDPELATSQKLTLKAQPKEKVKISTSNLLHVPSLEPVSPEQYEEFSNLQLLADTAVQKAAELELQNKKETNP from the coding sequence ATGGAGGCCGCGGGGGAAAGTCTGCCGGACGACCGAACTCCGGTCCAAGACGCCCCGGTTGACACAAGTGTAAACCAAGTTCTTGTCCCGGCAGAGGGCAAGAGGAAACGGAAAGGGTACTGGCCTACGGAGTCCGTAAAGATCCTCCGTGACTGGCTGTATGAGCACCGATTTAAGGCCTACCCTTCGGAGGAAGAGAAGCGAATGCTGTCGGAGCAGACCCATTTGTCTTTCCTGCAGATTTCTAACTGGTTCATCAATGCCCGCAGAGGCGAACTCCCTGATATGCTTCAGCAGGATGGAAATGACCCCAACCTTATCACCGTATGTCACCAGAATGGTAAAGCTGCTGATTTGGGCCACCTGCAGAACACCCATCCATCTCTGCAGGCCAAATCAGGGCCCAGAGACGCAGACAGAGTACCCTGCCTGCCCCTGAGCCCTCGGCCATCGGGTCCGGAGTCAGAGGAGAAGATGCTGGATCCAGAGTTGGCCACCAGCCAGAAGCTCACCCTGAAGGCCCAACCAAAGGAAAAGGTCAAGATTTCCACCAGCAACCTTTTGCATGTGCCTTCTCTGGAGCCCGTGTCACCGGAGCAGTACGAGGAATTCAGCAACTTGCAGTTACTGGCCGATACAGCCGTACAAAAGGCTGCCGAACTGGAgctccagaataagaaagagaccAATCCATGA